The DNA window GACCTGAATCGAAACTGGGATTCACCGAATGATGTTGTGTTGCGTCCGGAGATTCTGGCGCAGAAGAAGGCGATGCAGGATTGGTTGGGGGCAGGGAAGAAGATCGATTTCTTCCTGAGCGTTCATAACACCGAGATGGGGGAATATCTGGAGGGGCCGAAGTCCCCACTGACGGCGAAGTTAGAGAAGGCGCTGCGGGAGAAGACGATCTTTGATCCAAGCGTGGAGAATCCTTCGCGGATGGAGATCACGGGGAAGACCCGGGCGAATGTGGCGCAATGGCTGTGGATCGAGTATCAGGTTCCCGCGCACTTGATGGAGTTACGAATCGGGTATAGCCAGAAGCGGAAAGGGCGGGCGAATCCGGAGGTCTGGGAGAATTTCGGGACGCAACTGGCGAGGGAGATTGCGGGCGCGTTACTGGGGGAGAAGTAGGCGGCAACAGCTTCGCCGGAAACCAACTGCTCCCCCGGCTTTCAGGAAGCGCTAGAGGATGATGTGGTGCGTGGCCGGGTCTTTGACGAGGATGCGGCACTGTGGGAAGGCGTGGCGAATCTGGGCAGTGTCGTAGGTCAATGTTTGGGTTTGGATTCCATTGCCCACTCCCGAACCATTGTAGAGATACACTGCGTTCGTCGTGGCGCCGCACATATTGAGCACCGCGTTCGTTTGTTGGATTGGGGTAAAGTAACACAACAAGTACATGGTGGTCATGTAGTTCCAGCGATGTCCGTGATTACTGGCAATCATGGCGGCTGGAAGATTGAAGATGTCGCCGACGACTGGAGGGGTGTTGACGTAGTTGGTCAGTATTTGACCCAGATTATCTACGAGGCGCCTGATCAGTGGAGCCATTTCGGGTGAGGTGAGCGTCACATTCATCCGGTTGGTATCGAGAAGCATCTTCAGGTAGAGGATGGAACGAATATAACGGCTCCTGACTTGGGCGTTCCCCGCCGGTACTTGAGCGGCATTGAAGTCCAGTCCTGTGGTGGCGCAACCGAATAGCGTTTGCATTTCCGCTCGGAAAATCGCCGCTCCGCAGCCCACATCGGCGATCGATTGATTTGCCATGGCCTGGAGATCGGCCTGGGTCAATTGAAGCCGGCTCATGTAGCTTCTGTCGGCGAAACCGTTGGCCTCCGGGATTAGCCCCGACCTCAGAAGCAGGCCTCTCGAGGTAATGTCGAGATTCCCACCATTCGGATTTGGAAGGCGCGCTACATAACCCTGCGGAGCCACCGTGACTCCAAAGCCGGCCGCGTTGCCACTCCAGCGCAGTAAGAGTTCGTAGTCCACCCTGTCCTGAAAGGGGACTAGTCGCGAATGCTGATAGAAGTTCTCCGCAGCCCTGACCGCAACTGCGCCGGTCACCGACGGGTAGTCCCTCTGGTCATAACCCCACACGGACACCAATCGCTGAATTGCTGGCAGGTACTTCGTGATGCCCGGGGCATTTGGGACGGCGCAACGTTGGACAGCGTCGATCACCGTCATCGGTTGGGGATTGTTGACCCTCCCTCGCAAGAAGACGACGAGGGAGGCAATACTGCTTCGCGTTCCAATAGCCCGGTCAATATTGATGAAGCGATTTGTCTGGCGAATGTCGGCTAGGAACGCATCCAGCTGTTGTTGTGGTGTCATTGTAGTTCGTAGTTTGCATCCTCAACACGGAGTCGCTCTGTGATTGTATATCGGGTTTTTCTGGATTGAGCGAAGTAAGAGGCGGTCGCCAAATTGAAAAAGGCCTCCCCGGTTGGGGAGGCCTTTTTGTGTTCTTTGCTTAGAAGCTGAGGCGGAGAGCAAGTTGGACCTGACGGTTGTTCCCCGAAAGGCTCGTGATGCTCCCTGCGGAAGGCGATCCGATGGCCGCGTTGGGCAAGCCAAATTGCGGCGTGTTCGAGAGGTTGAAGAGCTCCGCGCGGAACTGGAGGCGGAAGCGCTCCGTCAGTGAGAAGGTCTTGAACACCGAAGCATCGATATTGGTTCTGCCAGGGCCGTAGAGGATGTTGCGACCAGCGTTGCCGTAGGTGTAGACCGTGGGGATGCCCCAGGTGGCGCCTGCGGTGTTGAAGCTGGTGTCGAAGTACATAGCGCGGTCTCCACTGGTGAAGCTAGGAGACTTCAACAGGTTCGGACGCGAGCCGCCGGCATTCGAGACAGCGCTGTTCAGCGTGGGCGTGTAGGGAAGACCGGTCTGCTTGGTGAAGATCAGGTTGCCCTGCCAGCCGCCGGCAATCGTGTCGAGGGCGCGGTTGGTGATGTTGAACTTCTTGTTTTTGCCGAAGGGGAGTTCGTAGTTCATCGACATCGTGAAGCGATGGCGGATGTCGAAGCCGGAGTTGCCGCGATCGACATTGCGATAGCGGATGTCCTGCGGGATGGGTCCGTTGGCTGCGCCGCCGAATGCATTCGGGACGTTATCGATCGAGTGGGACCAGGTGTAGGCGCCCAGGAAGCTGAGGCCGTTCGAGAAGCGCCGCTCGATGGTGGACTGCAGCGCGTGGTAGTTGGCATTGCCATCGGCCACGGCATAGGTGATGCCCTGGACGTTGGGCGCGAGATTGCGGAAGGGACGGCGGGAGAGCACGGTGCCGGGACCGGGGTCGGGTTGATTCGCATCATAGGTGTAATCGAGGAAGCGATTCAGGTTGCCGACATAGCCGATCTTGAAGACCATGTTGCCCTTGAGTTCCTGCTGCACTTGCAAGTTGTACTGGTAGGTGGCAGAGGGACGGAAGTGGGAGTCGACGGAGATGAGAGCGCCACGCGGGTCGGCAATGATCGAGTCGGCGCTGGGGACGACGAGCGGATCGAAGCCATCGACGACACGGCGAGGATTCGCGCCGAGGGTGTTGATATCGACAGTCTGGACAGGGCCGAAGGGCGTCTGGCGGAAGAGCCGCATGGCTGCGCCACCGTTACCCTGGGTGCCGAAGAAGATTCCCGCGCCGCCACGAATGACGGTGGATTTGCGGAGCTTATAGGCGAAGCCGAGACGCGGAGCGAAACCCTTGCGGAAGGGATGGACGCCGAGATACTCATCGGTGTTCTTGCCGGCGATCATCATTCTCCCGGTGACAGTGTTGAAGTTAGCCAGACGATTGGCCACTTCGCGGAAGGGCGAGAAGTATTCATAACGCATGCCGACGTTGACGGTGAGGCGATCGCTGACCTTCCAGTCGTCCTGGACATAGAGGCTGTTCTCCCAGCCGCGCATACCCGGGAAGACGAGGGTGAAATCCTGCTCAATGGTGTTGGCCGTGCCCAGCAAGGAACTGGCCATAGCGTCGCCAGTCGCCCCCTGGTTGTTGGGATCGTTGCTGAAGGCGTTAGAGAAGTTGAAGCGGCCGTTGCCGCGGTTGGTTTGGAACTCAGAGATCTGACGGCGGATGATGTCGCCGCCCCACTTGATGTTGTGCTTCCCACGGGTCCAGGTGAAGCCGGCACCATACTGGTAAGTATTCTCGCGACGGAGGATCGGCAGCGAGCGGGTGTGGCCGAAACCAAAATAACCAGAGGGCGAGAAGATGGGCAGGCCGTCCGCGCGCGGACCCTGATTGGAGTTCTTGACGCCGAGCTTTTCACCAAGACGCGCGCCAGGTTCTGCACCGGCCGCGAGGAAGTCGAGCGAGAAGCGTTGGAAGCCAGCCTTCAATTCCATCAAGAGCGCCGGCGTGATGATCTTTGAGTAGTTCAGGTTGGTGTGATAAGCCTTCTGCGAACTGGTGCCAGCGAAGGTGTCTTCATTGCTGAGCGAGACGGGGACGTCGAGGCCAGCGACCTTGGCAGGCGGGAAGGTGGCCGGACGAATGGTATCGGTCTTCTGATACGAGTAGCGGCCGAAGAGGAAGCTGGTGGGCGAGAGGTTGTAATCGACGCGGCCGTCAGCCTGGTTCCAATCCTGCGCCTGTTTGGGAGCAACGGTGTAGTTATTGACGATGCCGGAAGATGTGGGAAGCGGCAAGGCATCGATAAGGCGAGTGGTGATGGGATCGAACTGCGAACGTGGGATGGTGCGGTTCGGATAGATGGTGCGTGAGAAGCCGGAACTGGTGCCGGGGGTTGCGCGCAGGCTGAAGGGATCGAAAATATCGCGGACGGCGCTGAAGTCGCCGTTCTTCATGGCGAGAGTGGGGACGGTGCCGAGGAAGGGAATCTCCTGACGGCGGCGATAGCCTTCGTAGTTGCCAAAGAAGAAGAGTTTGTTCTTGATGATTGGACCACCGAGTGCCGCGCCAAACTGGTTCTGGGCGAGTTGTGGCTTGCTGGCGGTGGGCGAGGCGAAGTAGTTCTTGGCGTCGAGATTGTCGTTGCGCAGGAAGTCATAGGCTGCACCGTGGAGTTCATTGGAGCCGGACTTGGTGACGACGTTGACGGTGGCGCCAGGATTGCGGCCCTGATCGGCGGAGAAGAGGCTGGTTTGGATCTTGAACTCGCGGACCGCTTCGACCGAGGGGCGCAGGGTGATGGAGACGGTGAGGCGTTCGTTGTTGTCGATACCGTCGATCAGGAAGTTATTGGAGCCTTCGCGATTGCCGTTAGAGAACAGTTCGGAGGCGGGACGCTGGTCGTCGGGACGGGTGCCCGACATGATGGTGCCTGAGGCTCCGAAACCGACGCCGGTGACGCCTGGTCCGAGGGTGGCAAGTTGGACGAAGTTCCGGCCATTGAGCGGGAGTTCGACAATCTGCTTGGTCTCCACCACTTGACCGAGCGAGGAGTTTTCGCTTTCCACCAGAGGAGGAGCACTGGAGACGGTGACGGAGTCGGTGATGGCGCCAACTTCGAGCTTGACGTCGATGCGGAGTACTGCGTTTACTTCGAGACTGATGTTTTCCTGACGGGCACTTTTGAAGCCATCCTTGGTGACGTTCAAGACATACTTACCCGGCTGGAGAAGGGAAAAAATATAGGTGCCAGCGTCGTTGGTCAGTGTTTCACGCGAGACCTGGGTTTCGATGTTGGTAGCGACGACTTTGGCGGCCGCAACAGAAGCACCGGAATTGTCGGAAACGTCGCCGGTAATTTGAGAGCCGGTTTGAGCCCGGCCGGGAATGGTGAGAAGTAATAAGGATAGAAGCAACTTGGCGTATGCAGTACGAAGCATGCGCTATTCCTATCACATCTGGTGAAAGGATTCATTGCAGAGTTGCCGTCCTGGCAAGTTAATTTCCCTTGACATCTTAGGGGAGCGGCGTTATTCTTCCCCTAAATTGATTATGGGACTGAAAAGCCGGGACCTTTTCCCTGGGACCTTAGATCTGCTCATTCTTCAATCTTTACAAGATGGTGCGGCCCATGGGTACTCGATCATGGAGAGAATCTGGACCAGTTCCGGTGAGTTATTCCGGGTTGAGGAAGGCGCTCTTTACCCGGCACTGCACCGCTTGCAATTGAAAGGTTGGCTGGCGGCAGAGTGGGGCTCCTCAGAAGCGAATCGAAGAGCGAAGTTCTATGAGCTGACTGCGGAAGGCCGCCGCCAACTGGTGGAGGAACGAGAAGGTTGGGACCATCTGGTGCTCGGGATGCGCCGGGTATTGGAGGGATCATGATTCGGTTCTGGAGGCAATTGCGGGCGTGGTGGCGTCAAGATCTCGATCAGGATCTGCGTGACGAACTCGCCTTTCATCTGGAGATGAAGGAACGGCAGTTGCGATCCGACGGTGTTGCGGAGCAAGAAGCTGGACGGATCGCACGGATTGCGCTGGGGAACCAAACGGCCTGGCGGGAATCGATGCGAGCGCTCTGGGTGTGGGGATGGTTGGAAGGGTGCTGGCGGGATTTGCGATTCGGCGCCCGCTTGTTGTGGCGAGAGAAGACCTTCACCGTCGTTGTCCTGCTGACGCTGGGTTTTGGGATTGGCGCGAATAGTGCGATCTTCTCGCTGCTCAATGGACTGTTGTTGCGGTCTTTGCCGGTGCGAGCGCCGGAGGAGCTTGTGCAGCTGAGCTTGACCAATCTTCCCAAGAGCACACGAAGCTGGGTTGCCGGTAAAGAGACCAAGGCCACAGAACTAAATCGTTTGAGCTATCCCTTGTTCCGGGTGCTCGAGACCCAGCCTGCGCTGTTGCCTGGAGTATTCGGAGTGACCGGAAGCAGCACGGTGGCGATGGATTTGCACGGAGTGCCGCGTCAGGTGGTTGCATCGAATGTGACTGGATCGTATTTCCCAGTGCTGGACCTGAACCCGCAGATGGGCCGCTTGCTCCAGCCGGGCGATGATGTTCCTGGCGGGCCTGCCGGAGGATGGGCAGCGGTGATCAGCTTCGAGATGTGGGAGCGGGCTTTTGGAAAATCAGCTGCGGCTGTTGGCACAAAGATTGTCGTGGAGC is part of the Bryobacter aggregatus MPL3 genome and encodes:
- a CDS encoding TonB-dependent receptor; its protein translation is MLRTAYAKLLLSLLLLTIPGRAQTGSQITGDVSDNSGASVAAAKVVATNIETQVSRETLTNDAGTYIFSLLQPGKYVLNVTKDGFKSARQENISLEVNAVLRIDVKLEVGAITDSVTVSSAPPLVESENSSLGQVVETKQIVELPLNGRNFVQLATLGPGVTGVGFGASGTIMSGTRPDDQRPASELFSNGNREGSNNFLIDGIDNNERLTVSITLRPSVEAVREFKIQTSLFSADQGRNPGATVNVVTKSGSNELHGAAYDFLRNDNLDAKNYFASPTASKPQLAQNQFGAALGGPIIKNKLFFFGNYEGYRRRQEIPFLGTVPTLAMKNGDFSAVRDIFDPFSLRATPGTSSGFSRTIYPNRTIPRSQFDPITTRLIDALPLPTSSGIVNNYTVAPKQAQDWNQADGRVDYNLSPTSFLFGRYSYQKTDTIRPATFPPAKVAGLDVPVSLSNEDTFAGTSSQKAYHTNLNYSKIITPALLMELKAGFQRFSLDFLAAGAEPGARLGEKLGVKNSNQGPRADGLPIFSPSGYFGFGHTRSLPILRRENTYQYGAGFTWTRGKHNIKWGGDIIRRQISEFQTNRGNGRFNFSNAFSNDPNNQGATGDAMASSLLGTANTIEQDFTLVFPGMRGWENSLYVQDDWKVSDRLTVNVGMRYEYFSPFREVANRLANFNTVTGRMMIAGKNTDEYLGVHPFRKGFAPRLGFAYKLRKSTVIRGGAGIFFGTQGNGGAAMRLFRQTPFGPVQTVDINTLGANPRRVVDGFDPLVVPSADSIIADPRGALISVDSHFRPSATYQYNLQVQQELKGNMVFKIGYVGNLNRFLDYTYDANQPDPGPGTVLSRRPFRNLAPNVQGITYAVADGNANYHALQSTIERRFSNGLSFLGAYTWSHSIDNVPNAFGGAANGPIPQDIRYRNVDRGNSGFDIRHRFTMSMNYELPFGKNKKFNITNRALDTIAGGWQGNLIFTKQTGLPYTPTLNSAVSNAGGSRPNLLKSPSFTSGDRAMYFDTSFNTAGATWGIPTVYTYGNAGRNILYGPGRTNIDASVFKTFSLTERFRLQFRAELFNLSNTPQFGLPNAAIGSPSAGSITSLSGNNRQVQLALRLSF
- a CDS encoding PadR family transcriptional regulator → MGLKSRDLFPGTLDLLILQSLQDGAAHGYSIMERIWTSSGELFRVEEGALYPALHRLQLKGWLAAEWGSSEANRRAKFYELTAEGRRQLVEEREGWDHLVLGMRRVLEGS